A genomic window from Salmo salar chromosome ssa23, Ssal_v3.1, whole genome shotgun sequence includes:
- the LOC106584737 gene encoding DNA-binding protein RFX7, with protein sequence MADDEQQQPGQLKPSSGLGSLPTLVPGLQGPEANALQYKIKNSICKSVQSKVDNILQDVEKFTDIEKLYLYLKLPSGPNNGIDKRTENQRASTPGLCDQSGMSSSRTQQMYAFNWIRNHLEEHPETSLPKQEVYDEYKSYCDSLAYHPLSAADFGKIMKNVFPNMKARRLGMRGKSKYCYSGLRKKAFVHMPSLPNLDLQKSDDGCELMEPSSGQSPSAEDEMRSAACGLVCEWAQKVLSRQFDAVEDLARFLLNSHYIGTKSMAALTVMTGAPTGLKTPTPTSAFVPTSEASSFQPQVKTLASPSVDAKQQLQRKIQKKQQEQKLQSPLPGEAQGQGQNQARRTEASTPGPAIPCGSPAMLSPQPTIGIVVAAVSSPITVQRSRQLMTSPSPVGSAEGKVLPTVNFQVVTHTQSLTHRQSPKTPQNISASPVGDRLARHRYPQILPKPSATGAITLRSPPTLLITNSPIKTHHVVKMTAISLAPSNTLSTSSNSMVLRPASASAGVGTTTTTTTFTTIAALEEVQQKGQSQGGPPAPATPQSPAAWPGAPPSTPIPTVAPEAIITDNNPGCNSDKRSTIKQSPCGAKGPERATKYRAASEPSLMVKCSPGPDRVTARTKSVSFSSTSPPAAATNAAIKWAGPQQDCNKSIIATTCHQESPLYLTVAPSANQNAPSVSGMSSSSNGSSAVTLLSPKDSSSGVKSPRKRAGPGLDSSHVIPVKRVFISQQPLSVTFDPKPWVPARPGTPARPESAPCRVTVKQHLVPTKILALSDSPVTNAEISSLSFSSSQAVVSVKPQVSSLLVVKREDPSSQGLTLSTVSSHTSSTDSTTTTVSEQQQPSEASVSVMAVGAQQHSEASVSAMAVGAQQQSEASVSVMAVGAQQQSEASVSAMAVGAQHQSEASVSAMAVGAQQQSEASVSAMAAGAQHQSEASVSVMAVGAQHQSEASVSAMAVGAQHQSEASVSAMAVGAQQQSEASVSAMGDIKSTMWEESAAGHPEELQKQTFSQNIPADHTKQQALGSTMNQHQLPNIMSQTSDSSDQLSGLHQEMVDFASSASQHGSTMDYFSFNDDDMTQDSIVEELVQMEEQMKLKGLQPLFSSCVDNISLQGQPGGPQGSILNTHHQGGSSSFYQSAHSSTTPIQTPTPTPTPTPTPTPTEMTLGGHGLTRESPCCHHSMAPITPVEVPLGGRHTPISALSNCSSGIPPSPVECRNPFAFTPINSSMAGGYHDASVVSVSSSPIKPMQRPMATHPDKAKLEWINNRYNSSGTEAIGGVGAGPGSGLSISNHSLGGLLPSYQDLVDDHFRKPHAFAVPGHSGQSFQSQSRLQDGEHFSPISPVQQQMTSVSTTPTNTPTKQDESFAVPAPLDNKGGALSSGGGTFRCRSVSPAVRQRTFSGTGITPGTGSTTQLVVSPFSSPMTSSEILSFLSNSQSVGSNLHSMAQRSQSVPLNIMMQSVVEMELLPVEMQAIQGQNQSNATKITNVLLSKMDSGVDDTVRGLGINNFPSNYTARMNLTQMLETQSQSQATNGSFTTGRGGGNTHQSHLQLQTVSSSPASFDLQQHGGYLTSAGGGGGGMSFSSGDNQAQSGPGENVDLELQQIQGLQELQGDSGQLQTQLQSQARLLQSPHPQLQGGLQLLQPQSQVLLQPTPTQQQQEDDAQQQLDFNNTVKDLLGDDGLNVDAEGLNPSSQLVGQVASELNAAVVSDFTNDIRLTSDLSNSITDLNTLDANLLFNPSNQQQEQYEDATLEELKNDPLFQQICSDTVNSSFDWLESKDQPTTVEMLG encoded by the exons GACTGAGAATCAGAGAGCCTCCACTCCTGGACTATG TGACCAGAGTGGCATGTCGTCCAGCCGAACACAGCAGATGTACGCTTTCAACTGGATCCGGAATCACCTAGAGGAGCATCCTGAGACATCACTGCCAAAGCAAGAGGTGTACGACGAATACAA GAGCTACTGTGACAGTCTTGCCTACCACCCACTGAGTGCTGCAGACTTTGGAAAGATCATGAAGAATGTCTTTCCCAACATGAAGGCTCGCCGCCTGGGCATGAGAGGCAAATCTAaatactgttatagtggactgAGGAAGAAAGCTTTTGTTCACATGCCTTCTCTGCCCAACCTAGACTTACAAAAATCAGACGACGGG TGTGAGTTAATGGAGCCGTCGTCGGGCCAGTCTCCCAGTGCAGAGGATGAGATGCGCTCAGCGGCCTGTGGCTTGGTGTGTGAGTGGGCTCAGAAGGTCCTCAGCAGACAGTTTGATGCTGTGGAGGACTTGGCTCGCTTCCTGCTCAACAGTCACTACATAGGAACCAAGTCCATGGCTGCTCTCACCGTCATGACTGGGGCTCCCACAG GTCTGAAGACGCCCACGCCAACCTCTGCGTTCGTGCCCACATCCGAGGCCTCGTCCTTCCAGCCGCAGGTGAAGACGCTGGCCTCTCCCTCAGTGGACGCCAAGCAACAGCTCCAGAGGAAGATCCAGAAGAAACAGCAGGAGCAGAAGCTCCAGTCCCCCTTGCCTGGAGAGgcccagggacagggacagaaccAGGCCAGGAGGACCGAGGCCAGCACCCCAGGGCCAGCTATCCCCTGTGGAAGTCCTGCAATGCTCTCACCACAACCTACCATTGGTATAGTGGTGGCAGCTGTCTCCAGCCCCATCACG GTCCAGAGGAGCAGGCAGCTGATGACTTCCCCTAGCCCAGTGGGATCCGCCGAGGGGAAGGTCCTGCCAACGGTCAATTTCCAGGTGGTCACCCACACCCAGTCTCTGACCCACAGGCAGTCCCCGAAGACGCCCCAAAACATCTCAGCCAGCCCCGTGGGCGACCGCCTGGCCAGGCACAG GTACCCCCAGATCCTCCCCAAGCCCTCAGCCACAGGGGCCATCACCCTGCGTTCGCCCCCCACCCTGCTCATCACCAACAGCCCCATCAAGACCCACCATGTTGTCAAGATGACCGCCATCTCCCTGGCCCCTAGCAACACTCTCAGTACCAGCAGTAACAGTATGGTCCTCAGGCCAGCTTCAGCCTCGGCCGGGGTgggaaccaccaccaccaccaccacctttacCACCATCGCTGCCCTAGAGGAGGTCCAGCAAAAGGGACAGAGCCAGGGAGGCCCCCCAGCCCCAGCCACCCCCCAGTCCCCTGCAGCATGGCCTGGTGCCCCACCCTCCACCCCTATTCCCACAGTGGCCCCTGAGGCCATCATCACTGATAATAACCCGGGCTGTAACTCTGATAAACGGAGCACCATAAAGCAGTCCCCCTGTGGGGCCAAGGGTCCAGAGAGAGCCACCAAGTACCGGGCGGCCAGCGAACCCTCGCTTATGGTCAAATGCTCACCAGGACCTGACAGAGTGACCGCCAGGACCAAAAGCGTCTcattctcctccacctctcctccagctGCTGCCACCAATGCAGCGATCAAGTGGGCGGGGCCTCAGCAGGACTGCAATAAGAGCATCATCGCCACCACCTGTCACCAAGAAAGTCCTTTGTATCTGACCGTTGCTCCCTCGGCCAATCAAAATGCTCCTAGCGTCAGCGGAATGTCCTCTTCGTCCAATGGCTCGTCGGCTGTTACCTTATTGTCCCCTAAAGACTCCTCGTCCGGGGTCAAGAGCCCCAGGAAGCGGGCCGGCCCCGGGCTGGATTCCTCCCACGTCATCCCTGTGAAGCGCGTCTTCATCTCCCAGCAGCCTTTGAGTGTGACCTTTGACCCCAAACCATGGGTCCCAGCTAGACCTGGCACTCCTGCCAGACCTGAGAGCGCCCCCTGTCGAGTGACGGTGAAACAACACCTAGTGCCCACGAAGATCCTTGCGCTGTCCGACTCGCCTGTCACGAACGCAGagatctcctccctctccttctcttcttctcagGCTGTTGTCAGTGTGAAGCCCCAGGTCTCCTCGTTGCTGGTAGTGAAACGCGAAGACCCGTCCTCTCAAGGACTAACACTAAGCACTGTCAGCAGTCACACCAGCAGCACTGAtagcaccaccaccacagtgTCTGAGCAGCAGCAACCCTCTGAGGCCTCTGTCTCTGTGATGGCGGTAGGAGCACAGCAACACTCTGAGGCCTCTGTCTCTGCGATGGCAGTAGGAGCACAGCAGCAATCTGAGGCCTCTGTCTCTGTGATGGCGGTAGGAGCACAGCAGCAATCTGAGGCCTCTGTCTCTGCGATGGCAGTAGGAGCACAGCATCAATCTGAGGCCTCTGTCTCTGCGATGGCAGTAGGAGCACAGCAGCAATCTGAGGCCTCTGTCTCTGCAATGGCGGCAGGAGCACAGCATCAATCTGAGGCCTCTGTCTCTGTGATGGCAGTAGGAGCACAGCATCAATCTGAGGCCTCTGTCTCTGCGATGGCAGTAGGAGCACAGCATCAATCTGAGGCCTCTGTCTCTGCGATGGCAGTAGGAGCACAGCAGCAATCTGAGGCCTCTGTCTCTGCGATGGGGGACATAAAGAGCACAATGTGGGAGGAGTCAGCTGCGGGGCATCCGGAAGAGCTGCAGAAACAGACCTTCAGTCAGAAT ATACCAGCAGACCACACGAAGCAGCAGGCCCTGGGCTCCACCATGAACCAACACCAACTCCCAAACATCATGTCCCAGACTTCAGACTCCTCTGACCAGTTATCTGGCCTTCACCAGGAGATGGTGGACTTCGCCTCCTCAGCCTCCCAGCACGGCTCCACCATGGACTACTTCTCATTTAACGATGATGATATGACCCAGGACAGCATAGTAGAGGAATTGGTTCAGATGGAAGAACAGATGAAGCTGAAGGGCCTGCAGCCGCTGTTCAGTAGCTGTGTGGATAATATCTCTCTCCAGGGCCAGCCTGGGGGCCCCCAGGGGTCCATCCTCAACACCCACCACCAGGGGGGTAGCTCCTCTTTCTACCAGTCTGCCCATAGCAGCACAACCCCCATCCAGACTCCCACCCCGACTCCCACTCCGACTCCAACCCCGACCCCCACCGAGATGACTCTCGGTGGGCACGGGCTGACCAGAGAGAGCCCCTGCTGCCATCACAGCATGGCCCCTATCACGCCCGTGGAGGTCCCTCTAGGAGGCCGACACACCCCTATAAGCGCTCTGTCTAACTGTTCTAGCGGCATCCCGCCCAGCCCGGTGGAGTGCAGGAACCCGTTTGCCTTCACACCTATCAACTCCAGCATGGCAGGGGGTTACCATGATGCCTCCGTGgtgtctgtctcctccagtccCATCAAGCCCATGCAGAGACCCATGGCCACTCACCCAGATAAGGCTAAACTGGAGTGGATCAACAACCGTTACAACAGTAGTGGTACTGAAGCTATTGGAGGAGTCGGAGCAGGGCCAGGGTCTGGGTTATCCATCTCTAACCACAGCCTTGGTGGACTCCTGCCTAGTTACCAGGATCTAGTGGATGACCATTTCCGTAAGCCGCATGCCTTCGCTGTTCCGGGCCACAGTGGCCAGTCTTTCCAGTCTCAGTCCAGACTGCAGGATGGCGAacacttctctcccatctccccgGTGCAACAGCAGATGACCAGCGTGTCGACCACGCCCACCAACACTCCAACCAAACAGGATGAGAGCTTTGCTGTGCCCGCCCCTTTAGACAACAAGGGCGGAGCCTTGTCGTCAGGGGGCGGGACGTTCCGTTGCCGTAGCGTCAGCCCCGCCGTGCGCCAGAGGACCTTCAGCGGTACCGGCATAACCCCCGGCACTGGCTCAACCACTCAATTGGTAGTCTCCCCTTTCAGCTCCCCCATGACCTCCTCCGAGATTCTCAGCTTCCTGTCCAACAGCCAATCGGTGGGCAGTAACCTCCACAGCATGGCCCAGCGCAGCCAATCGGTGCCCTTAAACATCATGATGCAGAGCGTTGTGGAGATGGAGCTGCTTCCTGTAGAGATGCAGGCCATCCAGGGACAGAACCAGAGTAATGCCACTAAGATCACCAACGTCCTGTTGAGTAAGATGGACTCTGGCGTGGACGACACAGTCAGGGGCCTGGGCATCAACAACTTCCCCTCCAACTACACTGCCCGCATGAACCTCACCCAGATGCTGGAGACCCAGTCTCAGAGCCAGGCCACCAATGGGAGCTTCACAACCGGAAGGGGAGGAGGTAACACCCACCAATCCCACCTTCAGCTGCAGACCGTCAGCTCCAGCCCTGCCTCCTTCGACCTCCAGCAGCATGGGGGCTACCTCACCAGCGCTGGAGGAGGCGGGGGGGGGATGAGCTTCTCCTCTGGAGACAACCAAGCACAATCAGGTCCTGGTGAGAACGTGGACCTGGAGCTACAGCAGATCCAGGGCCTCCAAGAGCTTCAGGGAGACTCTGGACAACTCCAGACCCAGCTCCAATCCCAGGCTAGACTGCTCCAGAGTCCCCATCCCCAGCTCCAGGGCGGGCTCCAGCTtctccagccccagtcccaggtACTCCTCCAGCCCACCCCCacccagcagcagcaggaggatgACGCCCAGCAACAGCTAGACTTCAACAACACTGTTAAAGACCTGTTAGGTGATGACGGCCTCAACGTTGACGCTGAAGGCCTCAACCCCAGCTCTCAACTGGTCGGTCAGGTGGCGTCAGAGCTTAACGCCGCCGTGGTGTCCGACTTCACCAATGACATCAGGTTGACCTCCGACCTCTCCAACAGCATCACTGACCTGAACACACTGGACGCCAACCTCCTGTTCAATCCGTCCAATCAGCAGCAAGAACAGTACGAAGACGCCACACTGGAAGAGCTGAAGAACGATCCTCTGTTTCAGCAGATATGTAGTGATACTGTGAACTCCTCGTTCGACTGGCTAGAGAGCAAAGACCAGCCTACTACCGTAGAGATGTTGGGCTAA